One window of Dermacentor albipictus isolate Rhodes 1998 colony chromosome 9, USDA_Dalb.pri_finalv2, whole genome shotgun sequence genomic DNA carries:
- the LOC139050097 gene encoding putative defense protein Hdd11-like isoform X1 yields MRATGWLQMVAVKVERSTVRVTPAQPGISRRRPAPHRQPAAIIISGMSLRHLFFLVVLGRGAVCYPNGAPPTACGDMTPNHGFTASTDKGNLTLTATPHDKRSAKVTLEGTFKGFLIKAVDSNGMVVGNFTPDMPAIAKGIECDGHHNSAITHTSRVEKSSVPVTWTASDDYKGGDVIFRATVVRSKADYYLKLESSALKIEGPSPSDRNKSDKKEEGPGSSPTSRSTSHTAWLVAPVLGCVILSVRHRCLAYL; encoded by the exons CCCGCCCAACCTGGTATTTCTAGAAGACGCCCTGCACCTCATCGGCAACCTGCAGCGATAAT TATCAGCGGTATGTCGCTACGGCATCTGTTCTTCTTGGTCGTGCTGGGCCGTGGGGCTGTGTGTTACCCCAACGGAGCACCGCCCACGGCCTGCGGCGACATGACGCCCAATCATGGATTTACGGCATCCACTGACAAGGGCAACCTCACGCTGACCGCCACGCCCCACGACAAGCGAAGCGCCAAGG TGACTTTGGAAGGAACCTTCAAAGGATTTCTGATCAAAGCAGTGGACAGCAATGGAATGGTGGTCGGAAATTTCACACCGGACATGCCCGCCATAGCGAAGGGAATCGAATGCGACGGTCACCATAAC AGTGCCATCACTCACACGAGCAGAGTGGAGAAAAGTTCTGTTCCAGTTACGTGGACAGCTTCGGACGACTATAAGGGAGGTGACGTCATATTCAG GGCTACGGTTGTGAGATCGAAGGCTGACTACTACCTCAAGCTGGAGTCATCTGCCTTGAAGATTGAAGGGCCGTCG CCAAGCGACCGAAACAAGAGTGACAAAAAAGAGGAGGGGCCCGGTAGTAGCCCCACATCGCGCTCCACATCGCACACCGCCTGGCTGGTGGCCCCAGTCCTCGGCTGTGTCATTCTGAGCGTCCGACATCGCTGCCTTGCGTACCTTTAG
- the LOC139050097 gene encoding putative defense protein Hdd11-like isoform X2: MAPTRISSISGMSLRHLFFLVVLGRGAVCYPNGAPPTACGDMTPNHGFTASTDKGNLTLTATPHDKRSAKVTLEGTFKGFLIKAVDSNGMVVGNFTPDMPAIAKGIECDGHHNSAITHTSRVEKSSVPVTWTASDDYKGGDVIFRATVVRSKADYYLKLESSALKIEGPSPSDRNKSDKKEEGPGSSPTSRSTSHTAWLVAPVLGCVILSVRHRCLAYL; encoded by the exons ATGGCCCCAACTCGGATATCA AGTATCAGCGGTATGTCGCTACGGCATCTGTTCTTCTTGGTCGTGCTGGGCCGTGGGGCTGTGTGTTACCCCAACGGAGCACCGCCCACGGCCTGCGGCGACATGACGCCCAATCATGGATTTACGGCATCCACTGACAAGGGCAACCTCACGCTGACCGCCACGCCCCACGACAAGCGAAGCGCCAAGG TGACTTTGGAAGGAACCTTCAAAGGATTTCTGATCAAAGCAGTGGACAGCAATGGAATGGTGGTCGGAAATTTCACACCGGACATGCCCGCCATAGCGAAGGGAATCGAATGCGACGGTCACCATAAC AGTGCCATCACTCACACGAGCAGAGTGGAGAAAAGTTCTGTTCCAGTTACGTGGACAGCTTCGGACGACTATAAGGGAGGTGACGTCATATTCAG GGCTACGGTTGTGAGATCGAAGGCTGACTACTACCTCAAGCTGGAGTCATCTGCCTTGAAGATTGAAGGGCCGTCG CCAAGCGACCGAAACAAGAGTGACAAAAAAGAGGAGGGGCCCGGTAGTAGCCCCACATCGCGCTCCACATCGCACACCGCCTGGCTGGTGGCCCCAGTCCTCGGCTGTGTCATTCTGAGCGTCCGACATCGCTGCCTTGCGTACCTTTAG
- the LOC139050097 gene encoding putative defense protein Hdd11-like isoform X3, with protein sequence MSLRHLFFLVVLGRGAVCYPNGAPPTACGDMTPNHGFTASTDKGNLTLTATPHDKRSAKVTLEGTFKGFLIKAVDSNGMVVGNFTPDMPAIAKGIECDGHHNSAITHTSRVEKSSVPVTWTASDDYKGGDVIFRATVVRSKADYYLKLESSALKIEGPSPSDRNKSDKKEEGPGSSPTSRSTSHTAWLVAPVLGCVILSVRHRCLAYL encoded by the exons ATGTCGCTACGGCATCTGTTCTTCTTGGTCGTGCTGGGCCGTGGGGCTGTGTGTTACCCCAACGGAGCACCGCCCACGGCCTGCGGCGACATGACGCCCAATCATGGATTTACGGCATCCACTGACAAGGGCAACCTCACGCTGACCGCCACGCCCCACGACAAGCGAAGCGCCAAGG TGACTTTGGAAGGAACCTTCAAAGGATTTCTGATCAAAGCAGTGGACAGCAATGGAATGGTGGTCGGAAATTTCACACCGGACATGCCCGCCATAGCGAAGGGAATCGAATGCGACGGTCACCATAAC AGTGCCATCACTCACACGAGCAGAGTGGAGAAAAGTTCTGTTCCAGTTACGTGGACAGCTTCGGACGACTATAAGGGAGGTGACGTCATATTCAG GGCTACGGTTGTGAGATCGAAGGCTGACTACTACCTCAAGCTGGAGTCATCTGCCTTGAAGATTGAAGGGCCGTCG CCAAGCGACCGAAACAAGAGTGACAAAAAAGAGGAGGGGCCCGGTAGTAGCCCCACATCGCGCTCCACATCGCACACCGCCTGGCTGGTGGCCCCAGTCCTCGGCTGTGTCATTCTGAGCGTCCGACATCGCTGCCTTGCGTACCTTTAG